Proteins found in one Plasmodium chabaudi chabaudi strain AS genome assembly, chromosome: 5 genomic segment:
- a CDS encoding eukaryotic translation initiation factor subunit eIF2A, putative translates to MSELLIRFKSGIKLYKFEKNENKYDSQIIFEYDGYIHDVIWSHDGNSFLIFHSTDGVLLVLNCSSNIRINQIKCHNKYKELFTQDNLSLIKHVQWSPNNKYIIIFFPYDENKHKDIGNVLLWSTEKNKVISSFKIKKNICSNWPIIHFTNDDRYFFLQKKSDMYIYDTLILEHDENTNSNDVSNKDIPSNYIYSWNHLNVIAIYFSKYIDDQNSRYFVLHTKHNFLGDIYVYKIEGLAPDQSPSSISNRNSDEHNNPPSKDNNKINITLLTKRNFQHLDNLVCLYSITGKYIIFLVSTNDTTNTSYGYVSNCYYCSLVSKSVNIKKINTQVAQDAKWSTISDEFLIIEGKSDNIIYLYDSNLNVKSKISAQYKNTIKWCSFGNMIALGGFGNLAGDIDFYYKEKNYNTTLIKQYREPCTVLCDWSTDGTLFMTASTFPRMKVENTFKIYTYEGDLVNNYSFNELYDVKWKNCLPGVLKEPPKPKPKLIDNKKNVYKIKYINHDNLSTTNNTISHQRNNPNAFPASRINRSIPNVSITNNNNITDLPDSLQIANDLNVSKSADLTNANISANFDTNNTELIDKEKGASSASNPNKLSHLPRNQIQNPQTASNNPNNIIKQPKKKEKGAGGNLYDWDIDWRKKNADLNLQSKNKSSISTPSGLTNSNQNILDLNNIPNGLNNYKKMSEFLAQNDIYNNSDQIDKSELLSSLQKQYSNLLSSAKNYNNIDKSLIENIMEQEIRNNYENKEMGSALINNISEMDRVERNNYLKSEDSKNIRNENNIDNTNKKNDTNFTDDKKKKKKKDKDKDNVSTFNNHGDPNQKTENDALTSNKGLSTVIDTQGGNNKLLMHIKNDPNKKNYLEKQGDDTTNKDKFNKPNLKQDQNNKKKGNEKIVETENNIPEGTEKDQKKKKEKNKNKKSKKKKNEILGETNDNSPSNDLDQSGKHPINSEDPNFQNNSNNQLNNDNNMYSTIFQEIIKNNAPENSNMAGIAITNEHTHNQNLENAYNKNMHHELNQYNDSRFINMKLNIMNDIYNNETINGFPSSVIKSIKNDETQRDANKIGNINRNYLPNDYQMNISQDKNSKEDNFNELSNKEKLIKHILFLKKQRENSIIEEKNLINYQQSDNMDMHNYMDHNEYLKINPNSQDSKMIDHEISVNDFTNIHNNSKFIQNINELKSGRSNSFFYNLNNKQKLSETDYQMFQQAGYNDSSNSQSAENIWTNEMGTTPFNNKNIQQNEDLLKLFKTVLPHAKVNILGKKKDEHDFDARQNRDKINMQYYHDQSINNNKRETLDYNTQSEIKNNYIKQNSINIRQMVGESKEQLIKENMINRNKNENSNVPHFNISTNMKLQINNLDFGELLKFYHSLNIQQIQLKLYWIFFKIKNYDNNNTPESLGKENKILFKLKEIKDISSYANYVIKITYEKNAKKYQSLLQQFIVILKHHDNLYQQKKDKIKMEHYDKNFIINFINSIDQIVEKTSALSSSQSVQDINTYNHQNQYAHQKNKPDYQTYTAGSVSNPMHFNNSSASSPYENHTHRNQTLNSHSINSNINNYTSGIKSNNNNLRDNEQALDNNKNMIIQKMVDYFKQINATTEQKINLLNRINLTDAQKKYIINKIHFNNNEQNNNYNSNFNINSENDDHKLYNMSINANNKNTIRMPQDQFNISPQEINHNNDSMMYSQFDNNNDANIDGTSPILNIIHKSIANKNNQKDFKNNTDAENNQMLLQKYQILNMLKQKKKMEMENADHSTSLKIDELNNYKYDDISHPFKHSIPPHHLHRQDINNFSDQSNFRTSNNTSSERIDYPIQEDADPKTANFLPYNSKTHMNHPNNTMIKNKLNTMDNQKQDNSMNRNFFNFSQQGDHNNATGLSPPYDPASKMSINSRNNKNEPTPNEGDQSENIQTARSTNDKNSETLPNNRDTNKDQKNTDNNNSKNRSASKNGNKNDRNNERKEYEQVTTNEGKNEKGKKKKNQKNNTNQNSLNSKNMGGSRNGTEAQVPKTSSEINSPESNVNDENKNDNKTINILQEQKNTMNQNNIYDVEDAKRPDALRDKCWQYIDPKGVVQGPFFLEEMRMWSELGYFEPMLPVRCCDSDRFIALNKLFPPPHKPFTIVPKPQPILQWEEELL, encoded by the exons atgAGCGAATTGCTTATTAGATTTAAAAGTGGAATaaagttatataaatttgaaaaaaatgaaaataaatatgacagtcaaataatttttgaataCGATGGGTATATACATGATGTGATATGGTCCCATGATGGAAATAGTTTCTTAATCTTTCATTCCACAGATGGTGTGTTATTAGTATTAAATTGTTCCTCTAACATTCGAATTAATCAAATCAAATgccataataaatataaagaattatttacacaagataatttatcattaatCAAGCATGTACAATGGTcaccaaataataaatatattattatattttttccatacgatgaaaataaacataaagatataggtaatgttttattatggagtacagaaaaaaataaagttatatcttcttttaaaataaaaaaaaatatttgttcaAATTGGCCGATAATTCATTTTACTAATGATGATagatatttctttttacaaaaaaaatcagatatgtatatttatgataCGTTAATATTAGAACACGATGAAAATACTAATTCAAATGATGtttcaaataaagatattccaagtaattatatttattcatgGAACCATCTTAATGTAATTGCTATTTACTtttctaaatatattgatgATCAAAATTCCagatattttgttttacatacaaaacataattttctaggagatatatatgtatataaaattgaagGGCTAGCCCCTGATCAGTCACCTTCATCTATTTCAAATCGAAACAGTGACGAACATAATAATCCACCTTCCAAAGATAAcaacaaaataaacataaccTTATTAACAAAGCGAAACTTTCAGCATTTAGATAATCTAGTATGCTTATATTCTATCACcggaaaatatatcatattccTTGTCTCAACCAATGATACAACAAATACATCTTACGGATATGTAAGTAATTGTTACTACTGTTCATTAGTTTCAAAAtctgtaaatataaaaaaaattaatactCAGGTTGCCCAAGATGCAAAATGGAGTACCATATCTgatgaatttttaattatagaAGGAAAATcagataatataatttatttatatgattccAATTTAAATGTTAAGTCAAAAATATCGGcccaatataaaaatacgaTTAAATGGTGTTCCTTTGGAAATATGATAGCCTTAGGGGGGTTTGGAAATTTAGCTGGAGATattgatttttattataaagaaaaaaattataatactaCATTAATTAAACAATATAGAGAGCCTTGCACTGTTTTGTGTGATTGGTCTACTGATGGTACTCTTTTTATGACAGCATCTACTTTTCCTAGAATGAAAGTTGAAAAcacttttaaaatatatacctaTGAAGGAGATCTAGTTAATAATTATAGCTTTAATGAGCTATATGATGttaaatggaaaaattgCTTACCAGGTGTTTTGAAAGAACCACCGAAACCTAAACCTAAACTCATAGACAATAAAAAgaatgtttataaaattaaatatataaatcatgATAATCTATCTACAACTAATAATACTATATCACATCAACGAAATAATCCCAATGCTTTTCCCGCGTCTCGCATTAATCGAAGCATTCCAAATGTAAGcataacaaataataataatattacgGATCTTCCTGACTCTCTTCAAATTGCTAACGACTTAAATGTTTCCAAATCCGCCGATCTAACGAATGCAAATATTTCTGCAAATTTTGATACTAACAATACCGAACTAattgataaagaaaaaggTGCCTCATCTGCATCTAATCCAAATAAACTCTCACATCTACCAAGGAATCAAATACAGAACCCACAAACTGCATCTAATAatccaaataatattattaaacaaccaaaaaaaaaagaaaaaggagCTGGAGGAAATCTTTATGATTGGGATATTGATTGGAGAAAGAAAAATGCAGATTTAAATTTacaatcaaaaaataaatcatctATTTCAACACCTTCTGGACTCACAAACTcaaatcaaaatattcttGATTTGAATAATATCCCCAATGGAttgaataattataaaaagatGTCTGAATTTTTAGCtcaaaatgatatatacaataattcGGATCAAATAGACAAATCCGAATTACTATCTTCTTtacaaaaacaatattCTAACCTACTTAGTTCTgctaaaaattataataacattGATAAAAGtttaattgaaaatattatggaACAAGAGATtagaaataattatgaaaataaagaaatggGAAGTGcgttaataaataatatatcgGAAATGGATCGGGTCGAacgaaataattatttaaaatcagaagattcaaaaaatataagaaatgaaaacaatatagataatacaaataaaaagaatgaTACAAATTTTACAGATGacaagaaaaagaaaaagaaaaaagataaGGATAAAGATAATGTTTCTACATTTAATAATCATGGCGACCCTAATCAAAAAACTGAAAATGATGCACTCACTTCTAATAAAGGTCTTAGCACCGTTATAGATACCCAAGGGGGTAATAATAAACTtcttatgcatataaaaaatgatccaaataaaaaaaattatttagaaaaacAAGGTGATGATACaacaaataaagataaatttaataaacctaatttaaaacaagatcaaaataataaaaaaaaaggaaatgaaaaaattgttgaaacagaaaataatattcctGAAGGTACCGAAAAggatcaaaaaaaaaaaaaagaaaaaaataaaaacaaaaaatcaaaaaaaaaaaaaaatgaaatattaggTGAAACAAATGATAACTCACCAAGCAATGATCTAGACCAATCAGGAAAACATCCAATTAATTCTGAAGATCCTAATTTTCAAAACAATTCCAATAATCAACTTAACAATGATAATAACATGTATTCAACTATATTCCaagaaattataaaaaacaatgcACCTGAAAATAGTAACATGGCTGGTATCGCAATTACGAATGAACATACACATAAtcaaaatttagaaaacgcatataataaaaatatgcatcaTGAGTTAAACCAATACAACGATAGTcgatttataaatatgaaattaaaCATTATGAATGATAtctataataatgaaactATAAATGGGTTCCCATCTTCGGTAATTAAGTCAAtcaaaaatgatgaaacaCAAAGAGATGCAAACAAAAttggaaatataaatcGAAACTATTTACCAAATGATTatcaaatgaatatatcccaagataaaaatagtaaggaagataattttaatgagctttcaaataaagaaaaacttatcaagcatattttatttttaaaaaaacaaagagAAAATAGTATAATTGAAGAAAAGAATCTAATCAATTATCAACAAAGTGATAATATGGATatgcataattatatgGATCATAATGAATATCTTAAAATAAATCCAAATTCTCAAGATTCCAAAATGATAGATCATGAAATATCAGTAAATGATTTTACTAACATTCATAATAATTCtaaatttatacaaaatataaatgaattaaaatcTGGACGTtcaaattcatttttctataatcttaataataaacagaAATTATCTGAAACTGATTATCAAATGTTTCAACAAGCAGGATATAATGATTCTTCGAATTCTCAAAGTGCTGAAAATATTTGGACAAACGAAATGGGAACCACtccatttaataataaaaacatacaGCAGAATGAAGacttattaaaattatttaaaactgTTCTTCCACATGCTAAGGTAAATATTCTtggaaaaaagaaagacgAACATGATTTTGATGCTAGACAAAATcgagataaaataaatatgcaatattatcatgatcaatctataaataataacaaaaggGAAACTCTTGATTATAATACACAAtcagaaattaaaaataattatataaaacaaaattcaataaatattcGTCAAATGGTTGGAGAATCGAAAGAACAacttataaaagaaaatatgattaatcgaaataaaaatgaaaattccAATGTTCcacattttaatatatctacAAATATGAagttacaaataaataatttagatTTTGGTGagcttttaaaattttaccATTCATTAAATATTCAACAAATTCagttaaaattatattggatattttttaaaatcaaaaattatgataataataatactccAGAATCATTaggaaaagaaaataaaatattattcaaactgaaggaaataaaagatatatcAAGTTACGCTAATTatgtaattaaaataacatATGAAAAgaatgcaaaaaaatatcaatcCTTATTACAACAATTTATagttatattaaaacatcatgataatttatatcaacaaaaaaaagataaaattaaaatggaGCATTATgacaaaaattttattataaattttattaatagcATTGATCAGATAGTAGAAAAAACATCAGCTTTATCTTCATCTCAATCGGTACAAGacataaatacatataatcaTCAAAATCAATATGctcatcaaaaaaataaaccaGACTATCAAACATACACAGCAGGTTCTGTTTCAAATCCAATGCATTTCAACAATTCATCTGCATCATCTCCCTATGAAAATCATACCCATAGAAATCAGACATTGAATTCTCATAGCATAAATAgcaatattaataattacaCTTCCGGAATCAAAtcgaataataataatctaAGAGATAATGAACAAGCActagataataataaaaatatgattatcCAAAAAATGGTCGattattttaaacaaataaatgcaACGACGgagcaaaaaataaatctttTAAACAGAATCAATTTAACAGAtgcacaaaaaaaatatattataaataaaatacattttaataacaatgaacaaaataataattataatagcaattttaatataaactCTGAAAACGATGatcataaattatataatatgtctatcaatgcaaataataaaaatacaataagaATGCCACAAGATCAGTTTAATATATCACCACAAGAAATTAACCATAATAATGATTCCATGATGTATTCACAATTTGATAATAACAATGATGCAAACATAGATGGTACATCTCCTATTTTAAACATAATTCATAAATCAATtgctaataaaaataatcaaaaagattttaaaaataatacagatgcagaaaataatcaaatgctattacaaaaatatcaaatcCTTAATATgttgaaacaaaaaaagaaaatggaaATGGAAAATGCAGATCATTCTAcatcattaaaaatagatgaattaaataattataaatatgatgataTATCACATCCATTTAAACATTCAATACCTCCACATCACTTACATCGTCAAGACATTAATAACTTTTCTGATCAATCAAATTTTAGAACTTCAAACAATACTTCATCGGAACGTATTGATTATCCAATTCAAGAAGATGCTGATCCTAAAACTGCAAACTTCTTACCCTATAACTCTAAAACCCATATGAACCACCCTAACAATACaatgataaaaaacaaattaaatactATGGATAATCAAAAGCAAGACAATTCAATGAATagaaattttttcaatttttctCAACAAGGTGATCATAATAATGCTACTGGTTTATCACCTCCTTATGATCCTGCATCTAAAATGTCTATAAATAGTagaaacaataaaaatgaaccCACTCCAAATGAAGGGGATCAAAgtgaaaatattcaaacCGCTAGATCcacaaatgataaaaatagtgaAACACTACCAAATAATAGAGATACTAATAAGGaccaaaaaaatacagacaataataattcaaaaaatagaagTGCTagtaaaaatggaaataaaaatgatcgTAACAATGAAAGAAAAGAATATGAACAAGTTACAACTAATgaaggaaaaaatgaaaaaggtaaaaaaaaaaaaaatcaaaaaaataacacaaATCAAAACTCATTAAATTCTAAAAATATGGGTGGATCAAGAAATGGAACTGAAGCTCAAGTTCCTAAAACTTCATCTGAAATAAATTCACCAGAATCTAATgtaaatgatgaaaataaaaatgataataaaacaattaatattttgcaagagcaaaaaaatacaatgaatcaaaataatatttatgatgTTGAAGATGCTAAACGCCCAGATGCATTAAGAGATAAATGCTGGCAATATATCGACCCAAAAGGTGTTGTTcag gGACCTTTTTTTCTGGAAGAAATGAGAATGTGGAGTGAATTAGGATATTTCGAACCCATGCTACCAGTTAGGTGCTGTGATTCGGATCGTTTTATTGCTTTAAACAAATTGTTTCCTCCTCCACATAAACCATTTACTATTGTTCCCAAACCCCAACCAATATTACAATGGGAAGAAGAACTACTATga